The following are encoded in a window of Urocitellus parryii isolate mUroPar1 chromosome 7, mUroPar1.hap1, whole genome shotgun sequence genomic DNA:
- the C7H17orf100 gene encoding LOW QUALITY PROTEIN: uncharacterized protein C17orf100 homolog (The sequence of the model RefSeq protein was modified relative to this genomic sequence to represent the inferred CDS: inserted 1 base in 1 codon), protein MASPLGGKPSTPRVETAHYKETSTIRVETSSHRVETSSLEVRTSSRQVETSHSPSGKQFPRVLDVSSQHVESSSQRKETSSRHVRISSLQVETSLQRAEXPARRDKKASCQNVKLA, encoded by the exons ATGGCCTCGCCCCTCGGGGGCAAGCCGTCTACTCCACGGGTGGAGACTGCCCACTACAAGGAGACGTCGACAATCCGCGTGGAGACCTCGTCCCATCGCGTGGAGACATCCTCTCTAGAGGTGCGAACGTCTTCCCGGCAGGTGGAGACCTCCCACTCCCCCTCTGGAAAGCAATTTCCTCGTGTCCTTGATGTTTCCTCCCAACACGTGGAAAGCTCCTCACAGCGCAAAGAAACGTCGTCCCGCCACGTCAGGATCTCGTCTCTGCAAGTGGAGACATCTCTGCAACGTGCAG AGCCCGCCAGGCGGGACAAGAAGGCCTCGTGCCAGAACGTAAAACTGGCCTGA